The proteins below come from a single Amphiura filiformis chromosome 15, Afil_fr2py, whole genome shotgun sequence genomic window:
- the LOC140170751 gene encoding uncharacterized protein, with product MATGRRNTPNNVELGGEHLKKWVINLSKHKLTKPQESILAKGLNFAPSPSKLPYEDYIIATELACRKLNNNNEATVLRSEMAGVLRSSKPPKSNITREERQAINELKNEKSVLVLPADKGKASVIMDVHEYEEKLSEMLNDKRTYETLASDPTQRYKRELVAILSRLKKDGKINRSQYDLLFPTAENIPRIYGTPTIHKPGNKARPIVDYTGTIAYQTSRALADTLSPLVGGTEHHVQNSKHLAEGLAEVMIEEEEIFNSHDVVSLFTNTPIEQTLQVIKSRLENDTTLKERTLLSVDKVLELLQFVLTTTYFLFPGTIYKQRFGAAMGSPVSPVVANLYMEFLEQKAIASAPLTCKPRLWKRYVDDILEIVQKDQVDNLTEHLNQSDPTENIKFTYEKEHEGTIPFLDTLIVRKPDGSVKLLVYRKVTHTDQYLNFNSHHPIHQKLGVIRTLFDRLNSIVTGDADKKLEETKIKEALGRCGYPNWAFKQVKMDKKQAKKPKKKKDTDIQTKGLVVIPYVEGLAEKANRIFRKHGIATAVKPNTNLCKLLVHLKDKVDPNNSTDCVYEIPYTNCNHTYVGETGRRFATRLKEHQKETMRVEKTKQNYTRQTRKQSETEQSKSDIADHAVQQNHLIRDKGLEDEGHVVGKERHNKTAKYQPLHFSSPTPRIHRHFTQLLGNA from the exons atggctaccggtcg GAGAAATACACCCAATAATGTGGAATTAGGAGGTGAGCATTTGAAGAAATGGGTGATTAACCTTTCCAAACACAAACTCACGAAACCACAAGAGAGCATTCTGGCCAAAGGACTCAATTTCGCACCGTCACCGAGTAAGCTTCCTTACGAGGATTACATCATTGCCACAGAATTAGCATGCCGTaagttaaataataataatgaagctACAGTACTTAGATCAGAAATGGCCGGCGTGTTACGTAGTTCAAAACCCCCCAAATCCAACATCACGAGGGAAGAAAGACAAGCAATTAATGAGCTCAAAAATGAAAAGTCAGTGCTTGTACTTCCAGCTGACAAAGGTAAAGCTAGTGTCATTATGGATGTCCATGAATATGAGGAGAAATTATCTGAGATGCTTAATGATAAAAGAACATATGAAACCCTCGCCTCTGATCCTACACAACGCTATAAAAGAGAGTTAGTGGCTATATTAAGTAGGCTAAAGAAAGATGGTAAAATTAATAGATCTCAATATGACCTCCTTTTTCCGACAGCGGAAAACATCCCGAGGATTTATGGAACACCTACGATCCACAAGCCTGGAAATAAAGCCAGACCCATAGTTGACTACACGGGTACTATCGCATATCAGACTTCCCGTGCTTTAGCAGACACCCTGTCACCTCTGGTTGGAGGTACAGAACATCACGTGCAAAACTCCAAACATTTAGCTGAGGGTTTAGCTGAGGTCATGATTGAAGAGGAGGAGATATTTAATTCTCATGATGTAGTATCTCTGTTTACGAACACTCCAATTGAGCAAACCTTACAAGTTATAAAATCGCGCTTGGAGAATGACACTACGCTGAAAGAAAGAACCCTACTCTCGGTTGACAAAGTTTTGGAGTTACTACAGTTTGTACTTACTACTACATATTTCCTTTTCCCCGGCACTATTTATAAGCAACGATTCGGTGCTGCGATGGGTAGTCCCGTATCCCCAGTTGTAGCTAACCTCTACATGGAATTTTTAGAGCAAAAGGCCATAGCATCTGCCCCTCTCACATGTAAGCCACGGCTGTGGAAGAGATACGTGGACGATATATTGGAAATAGTGCAAAAAGATCAAGTAGACAATCTTACAGAGCACCTTAATCAGAGTGACCCCACTGAGAACATCAAATTTACCTATGAGAAAGAGCACGAGGGTACCATACCGTTTTTGGACACATTAATTGTTCGTAAGCCAGATGGGTCAGTGAAGTTACTTGTATATAGAAAGGTCACACACACTGACCAGTACCTCAATTTTAATTCGCACCACCCTATCCACCAAAAACTTGGGGTGATCAGGACTCTATTTGATAGATTGAATTCCATCGTAACTGGGGACGCGGATAAGAAACTGGAGGAAACTAAGATCAAAGAGGCCCTCGGCCGCTGTGGATATCCAAATTGGGCTTTTAAGCAAGTTAAAATGGATAAGAAACAGGCAAAGAAACCTAAAAAGAAAAAGGACACTGACATCCAAACGAAAGGACTAGTTGTCATTCCTTACGTGGAAGGGCTTGCGGAAAAAGCCAATAGGATTTTCAGAAAGCATGGCATAGCCACAGCCGTGAAGCCAAACACTAACCTCTGCAAACTTCTAGTCCACCTCAAGGACAAGGTTGACCCCAATAACAGCACGGATTGCGTCTATGAGATACCTTATACCAATTGTAACCACACTTATGTGGGTGAGACCGGAAGGAGGTTTGCAACGCGACTCAAAGAACATCAAAAAGAAACTATGAGGGTGGAAAAGACAAAGCAAAACTACACGCGTCAAACACGCAAACAGTCAGAAACTGAACAATCAAAATCGGATATTGCAGACCATGCAGTGCAACAGAACCAC